A window of the Cuculus canorus isolate bCucCan1 chromosome 3, bCucCan1.pri, whole genome shotgun sequence genome harbors these coding sequences:
- the MTLN gene encoding mitoregulin, protein MGLEALGPRAVRWALLAAFAAGVAVGWQANRARRRFLRWRQQRLQQRLDAAREKLEAA, encoded by the coding sequence ATGGGGCTGGAGGCGCTGGGCCCGCGGGCCGTGCGCTGGGCGCTGCTGGCCGCCTTCGCCGCGGGGGTGGCGGTGGGCTGGCAGGCGAACCGCGCCCGGAGGCGCTTTCTCCGGTGGCGGCAGCAGCGCCTCCAGCAGCGCCTCGACGCCGCCCGGGAGAAGCTGGAAGCGGCCTGA
- the NPHP1 gene encoding nephrocystin-1 isoform X1, producing MSVRQARGPLQRVQRRSRELQEQVEALRAESAAPARGQREALRQRCVELKKLVEENTNALHDLKKADEPAPVGNYNQRKEEEEKLLLKLSQQLQKLVLVLNQANVTTNSAAEEEDHKDPQTEDESEEADESKDEESSEEEDSEETDDEDEDKLLDDPDVKECIAVGNFNAQQEGDLTFMKGEVLLICDKKADGWWVAENSKGERGLVPRTYLAIPDEDDESQEQSEEHVEVVDETTDGTNIKKRTDSHWSAVRRVITENDTVEVLATIGAVPAGFRLSTLFQLLEEGNQFRASYFLQPELTPSQLAFKDLVWNSEKNTIYPRPTRISLIVTLSSCKTIPLPGTSIQVLSRHVRLCLFDGNRVLSNIHTVRATWLPKNPQTWTFSPKVMGILPSLLDGDCFVRSNFLSSDIGILFELGITYIRNATGERGELSCGWVFLKLFTSNGMPVPSKMYKLPLNGGTPYERGVEVDPSMSRRAGDGVFHQLLTLKKQPVLEVKLRSLSAESEDILNLLPETLIGSMCYIHLLIFYRQILGDALLKDRISTQSTDLICSPILATFPQLMDQPDLMDALRSAWADRERKLKTSEKRDREFLKSLFVLVYHDSVFPLLHSTFLPDYKWAEEESEASRWKVIANFLKRSRENDGALEYLLSSENTHKAFDISELAYDFLGEMRKSNPGV from the exons ATGTCGGTGCGGCAAGCGAGAGGCCCGCTGCAGCGGGTGCAGCGGCGGAGCcgagagctgcaggagcag GTGGAGGCGCTGCGGGCGGAGAGCGCGGCCCCAGCCCGGGGGCAGCGGGAGGCCCTTCGGCAGAG ATGTGTGGAGCTGAAGAAACTGGTGGAAGAGAATACAAACGCTCTTCATGATTTGAAAAAA GCTGATGAGCCTGCGCCTGTGGGGAATTACAAtcagaggaaagaagaagaagaaaagctattgCTAAAGctctctcagcagctgcagaaacttGTTCTTGTCTTGAATCAGGCTAACGTGACTACTAATTCTGCAGC GGAAGAGGAAGATCATAAAGATCCTCAAACAGAAGATGAGAGTGAGGAAGCAGATGAGAGCAAAGATGAAGAAAGTAGTGAGGAGGAAGACAGTGAAGAAACagatgatgaagatgaggatAAATTGTTGGATGATCCAGATGTTAAGGAATGTATTGCAGTTGGGAACTTCAATGCACAGCAGGAAGGGGATCTCACATTTATG AAAGGTGAGGTCCTGCTAATATGTGACAAGAAGGCGGATGGCTGGTGGGTAGCCGAAAACTCGAAAGGGGAGAGAGGCCTTGTTCCTAGAACCTACCTTGCG ATCCCTGATGAAGATGACGAAAGCCAAGAGCAAAGTGAAGAACACGTCGAAGTGGTGGATGAAACAACAGATGgaactaatattaaaaaaag aacagATTCTCACTGGAGTGCTGTAAGACGAGTTATCACAGAG aaTGACACAGTAGAGGTACTAGCGACCATAGGAGCAGTTCCTGCAGGATTCCGCCTATCCACACTTTTCCAGCTCTTGGAAGAGG GCAATCAGTTTCGAGCAAGCTACTTTTTGCAGCCTGAACTTACTCCGTCACAGTTGGCTTTCAAAGACTTGGTGTGGAACTCTGAGAAAAATACT ATTTATCCTAGACCAACTCGAATATCCCTGATTGTAACTTTAAGTAGCTGTAAGACAATTCCTCTCCCAGGAACCAGTATACAGGTTCTCAGTAGACATGTTCGTCTCTGTCTATTTGATGGCAATCGG GTGCTGAGTAACATTCACACAGTGAGAGCTACGTGGCTACCTAAAAATCCTCAAACGTGGACCTTTTCTCCAAAG GTGATGGGCATTTTACCCAGCTTGCTTGACGGTGACTGTTTTGTCAGGTCCAACTTTCTGTCTTCAGACATCGGTATATTATTTGAACTTGGCATCACTTATATTCGCAAT GCAACAGGTGAAAGGGGAGAGCTAAGCTGTGGCTGGGTATTTCTGAAGCTTTTTACTTCTAATGGAATGCCTGTTCCTTCCAA GATGTACAAGCTGCCATTAAATGGTGGTACTCCCTATGAGAGAGGCGTTGAGGTCGACCCATCAATGTCAAGAAGAG cAGGTGATGGTGTTTTTCATCAGCTTCTAACACTCAAGAAACAGCCTGTGCTTGAAGTGAAGCTGAGGTCTTTGAGTGCAGAGTCAGAAGACATCCTGAA TTTGCTCCCAGAAACGTTAATTGGCAGTATGTGCTACATCCACCTCTTGATATTTTATCGACAAATACTTGGTGATGCGCTCCTGAAAGACAGAATAAGCACACAAAGCACAG atttaATCTGTAGTCCTATACTAGCAACTTTCCCTCAACTCATGGATCAACCAGACCTGATGGACGCACTTCGA agtGCTTGGGCAGATAGAGAAAGAAAGTTGAAGACATCTGAGAAG AGAGATCGCGAATTTCTGAAGTCTCTGTTTGTCCTGGTGTACCACGACTctgtcttccctctcctccattcCACTTTCCTCCCTGACTACAAGTGGGCTGAGGAAGAGTCCGAAGCATCTCGCTGGAAGGTGATTGCCAACTttttgaaaagaagcagagagaatgATGGTGCACTTGAGTATCTGCTGTCATCAGAGAACACTCACAAAGCCTTCGATATCTCAGAGCTGGCTTATGATTTCTTAGGAGAAATGAGGAAGAGCAATCCTGGAGTATGA
- the NPHP1 gene encoding nephrocystin-1 isoform X2, with translation MSVRQARGPLQRVQRRSRELQEQVEALRAESAAPARGQREALRQRCVELKKLVEENTNALHDLKKADEPAPVGNYNQRKEEEEKLLLKLSQQLQKLVLVLNQANVTTNSAAEEEDHKDPQTEDESEEADESKDEESSEEEDSEETDDEDEDKLLDDPDVKECIAVGNFNAQQEGDLTFMKGEVLLICDKKADGWWVAENSKGERGLVPRTYLAIPDEDDESQEQSEEHVEVVDETTDGTNIKKRTDSHWSAVRRVITENDTVEVLATIGAVPAGFRLSTLFQLLEEGNQFRASYFLQPELTPSQLAFKDLVWNSEKNTIYPRPTRISLIVTLSSCKTIPLPGTSIQVLSRHVRLCLFDGNRVLSNIHTVRATWLPKNPQTWTFSPKVMGILPSLLDGDCFVRSNFLSSDIGILFELGITYIRNATGERGELSCGWVFLKLFTSNGMPVPSKMYKLPLNGGTPYERGVEVDPSMSRRGDGVFHQLLTLKKQPVLEVKLRSLSAESEDILNLLPETLIGSMCYIHLLIFYRQILGDALLKDRISTQSTDLICSPILATFPQLMDQPDLMDALRSAWADRERKLKTSEKRDREFLKSLFVLVYHDSVFPLLHSTFLPDYKWAEEESEASRWKVIANFLKRSRENDGALEYLLSSENTHKAFDISELAYDFLGEMRKSNPGV, from the exons ATGTCGGTGCGGCAAGCGAGAGGCCCGCTGCAGCGGGTGCAGCGGCGGAGCcgagagctgcaggagcag GTGGAGGCGCTGCGGGCGGAGAGCGCGGCCCCAGCCCGGGGGCAGCGGGAGGCCCTTCGGCAGAG ATGTGTGGAGCTGAAGAAACTGGTGGAAGAGAATACAAACGCTCTTCATGATTTGAAAAAA GCTGATGAGCCTGCGCCTGTGGGGAATTACAAtcagaggaaagaagaagaagaaaagctattgCTAAAGctctctcagcagctgcagaaacttGTTCTTGTCTTGAATCAGGCTAACGTGACTACTAATTCTGCAGC GGAAGAGGAAGATCATAAAGATCCTCAAACAGAAGATGAGAGTGAGGAAGCAGATGAGAGCAAAGATGAAGAAAGTAGTGAGGAGGAAGACAGTGAAGAAACagatgatgaagatgaggatAAATTGTTGGATGATCCAGATGTTAAGGAATGTATTGCAGTTGGGAACTTCAATGCACAGCAGGAAGGGGATCTCACATTTATG AAAGGTGAGGTCCTGCTAATATGTGACAAGAAGGCGGATGGCTGGTGGGTAGCCGAAAACTCGAAAGGGGAGAGAGGCCTTGTTCCTAGAACCTACCTTGCG ATCCCTGATGAAGATGACGAAAGCCAAGAGCAAAGTGAAGAACACGTCGAAGTGGTGGATGAAACAACAGATGgaactaatattaaaaaaag aacagATTCTCACTGGAGTGCTGTAAGACGAGTTATCACAGAG aaTGACACAGTAGAGGTACTAGCGACCATAGGAGCAGTTCCTGCAGGATTCCGCCTATCCACACTTTTCCAGCTCTTGGAAGAGG GCAATCAGTTTCGAGCAAGCTACTTTTTGCAGCCTGAACTTACTCCGTCACAGTTGGCTTTCAAAGACTTGGTGTGGAACTCTGAGAAAAATACT ATTTATCCTAGACCAACTCGAATATCCCTGATTGTAACTTTAAGTAGCTGTAAGACAATTCCTCTCCCAGGAACCAGTATACAGGTTCTCAGTAGACATGTTCGTCTCTGTCTATTTGATGGCAATCGG GTGCTGAGTAACATTCACACAGTGAGAGCTACGTGGCTACCTAAAAATCCTCAAACGTGGACCTTTTCTCCAAAG GTGATGGGCATTTTACCCAGCTTGCTTGACGGTGACTGTTTTGTCAGGTCCAACTTTCTGTCTTCAGACATCGGTATATTATTTGAACTTGGCATCACTTATATTCGCAAT GCAACAGGTGAAAGGGGAGAGCTAAGCTGTGGCTGGGTATTTCTGAAGCTTTTTACTTCTAATGGAATGCCTGTTCCTTCCAA GATGTACAAGCTGCCATTAAATGGTGGTACTCCCTATGAGAGAGGCGTTGAGGTCGACCCATCAATGTCAAGAAGAG GTGATGGTGTTTTTCATCAGCTTCTAACACTCAAGAAACAGCCTGTGCTTGAAGTGAAGCTGAGGTCTTTGAGTGCAGAGTCAGAAGACATCCTGAA TTTGCTCCCAGAAACGTTAATTGGCAGTATGTGCTACATCCACCTCTTGATATTTTATCGACAAATACTTGGTGATGCGCTCCTGAAAGACAGAATAAGCACACAAAGCACAG atttaATCTGTAGTCCTATACTAGCAACTTTCCCTCAACTCATGGATCAACCAGACCTGATGGACGCACTTCGA agtGCTTGGGCAGATAGAGAAAGAAAGTTGAAGACATCTGAGAAG AGAGATCGCGAATTTCTGAAGTCTCTGTTTGTCCTGGTGTACCACGACTctgtcttccctctcctccattcCACTTTCCTCCCTGACTACAAGTGGGCTGAGGAAGAGTCCGAAGCATCTCGCTGGAAGGTGATTGCCAACTttttgaaaagaagcagagagaatgATGGTGCACTTGAGTATCTGCTGTCATCAGAGAACACTCACAAAGCCTTCGATATCTCAGAGCTGGCTTATGATTTCTTAGGAGAAATGAGGAAGAGCAATCCTGGAGTATGA
- the NPHP1 gene encoding nephrocystin-1 isoform X3, with translation MSVRQARGPLQRVQRRSRELQEQVEALRAESAAPARGQREALRQRCVELKKLVEENTNALHDLKKADEPAPVGNYNQRKEEEEKLLLKLSQQLQKLVLVLNQANVTTNSAAEEEDHKDPQTEDESEEADESKDEESSEEEDSEETDDEDEDKLLDDPDVKECIAVGNFNAQQEGDLTFMKGEVLLICDKKADGWWVAENSKGERGLVPRTYLAIPDEDDESQEQSEEHVEVVDETTDGTNIKKRTDSHWSAVRRVITENDTVEVLATIGAVPAGFRLSTLFQLLEEGNQFRASYFLQPELTPSQLAFKDLVWNSEKNTIYPRPTRISLIVTLSSCKTIPLPGTSIQVLSRHVRLCLFDGNRVLSNIHTVRATWLPKNPQTWTFSPKVMGILPSLLDGDCFVRSNFLSSDIGILFELGITYIRNATGERGELSCGWVFLKLFTSNGMPVPSKMYKLPLNGGTPYERGVEVDPSMSRRAGDGVFHQLLTLKKQPVLEVKLRSLSAESEDILNLLPETLIGSMCYIHLLIFYRQILGDALLKDRISTQSTDLICSPILATFPQLMDQPDLMDALRSAWADRERKLKTSEKYFWRRAQQCHVFALKHFQILFSTERSRISEVSVCPGVPRLCLPSPPFHFPP, from the exons ATGTCGGTGCGGCAAGCGAGAGGCCCGCTGCAGCGGGTGCAGCGGCGGAGCcgagagctgcaggagcag GTGGAGGCGCTGCGGGCGGAGAGCGCGGCCCCAGCCCGGGGGCAGCGGGAGGCCCTTCGGCAGAG ATGTGTGGAGCTGAAGAAACTGGTGGAAGAGAATACAAACGCTCTTCATGATTTGAAAAAA GCTGATGAGCCTGCGCCTGTGGGGAATTACAAtcagaggaaagaagaagaagaaaagctattgCTAAAGctctctcagcagctgcagaaacttGTTCTTGTCTTGAATCAGGCTAACGTGACTACTAATTCTGCAGC GGAAGAGGAAGATCATAAAGATCCTCAAACAGAAGATGAGAGTGAGGAAGCAGATGAGAGCAAAGATGAAGAAAGTAGTGAGGAGGAAGACAGTGAAGAAACagatgatgaagatgaggatAAATTGTTGGATGATCCAGATGTTAAGGAATGTATTGCAGTTGGGAACTTCAATGCACAGCAGGAAGGGGATCTCACATTTATG AAAGGTGAGGTCCTGCTAATATGTGACAAGAAGGCGGATGGCTGGTGGGTAGCCGAAAACTCGAAAGGGGAGAGAGGCCTTGTTCCTAGAACCTACCTTGCG ATCCCTGATGAAGATGACGAAAGCCAAGAGCAAAGTGAAGAACACGTCGAAGTGGTGGATGAAACAACAGATGgaactaatattaaaaaaag aacagATTCTCACTGGAGTGCTGTAAGACGAGTTATCACAGAG aaTGACACAGTAGAGGTACTAGCGACCATAGGAGCAGTTCCTGCAGGATTCCGCCTATCCACACTTTTCCAGCTCTTGGAAGAGG GCAATCAGTTTCGAGCAAGCTACTTTTTGCAGCCTGAACTTACTCCGTCACAGTTGGCTTTCAAAGACTTGGTGTGGAACTCTGAGAAAAATACT ATTTATCCTAGACCAACTCGAATATCCCTGATTGTAACTTTAAGTAGCTGTAAGACAATTCCTCTCCCAGGAACCAGTATACAGGTTCTCAGTAGACATGTTCGTCTCTGTCTATTTGATGGCAATCGG GTGCTGAGTAACATTCACACAGTGAGAGCTACGTGGCTACCTAAAAATCCTCAAACGTGGACCTTTTCTCCAAAG GTGATGGGCATTTTACCCAGCTTGCTTGACGGTGACTGTTTTGTCAGGTCCAACTTTCTGTCTTCAGACATCGGTATATTATTTGAACTTGGCATCACTTATATTCGCAAT GCAACAGGTGAAAGGGGAGAGCTAAGCTGTGGCTGGGTATTTCTGAAGCTTTTTACTTCTAATGGAATGCCTGTTCCTTCCAA GATGTACAAGCTGCCATTAAATGGTGGTACTCCCTATGAGAGAGGCGTTGAGGTCGACCCATCAATGTCAAGAAGAG cAGGTGATGGTGTTTTTCATCAGCTTCTAACACTCAAGAAACAGCCTGTGCTTGAAGTGAAGCTGAGGTCTTTGAGTGCAGAGTCAGAAGACATCCTGAA TTTGCTCCCAGAAACGTTAATTGGCAGTATGTGCTACATCCACCTCTTGATATTTTATCGACAAATACTTGGTGATGCGCTCCTGAAAGACAGAATAAGCACACAAAGCACAG atttaATCTGTAGTCCTATACTAGCAACTTTCCCTCAACTCATGGATCAACCAGACCTGATGGACGCACTTCGA agtGCTTGGGCAGATAGAGAAAGAAAGTTGAAGACATCTGAGAAG TACTTctggagaagagctcagcaatGCCATGTATTTGCACTGAAGCACTTTCAAATACTCTTCTCCACAGAGAGATCGCGAATTTCTGAAGTCTCTGTTTGTCCTGGTGTACCACGACTctgtcttccctctcctccattcCACTTTCCTCCCTGA
- the MALL gene encoding MAL-like protein isoform X1 — protein sequence MASTSSAVASTQPTLPSGLAVFKTVPYAFILPEIVCGTWVWILVAATSVSYPLLQGWVMYVSLSSFLISLLLLISYLFGFHKNSENWKVLDSLYHGATAILYMSAAVLQANAAIVSELHPNSPLYYQLNCAASFFAFITTFLYILHAFSIYYQ from the exons ATGGCTTCAACAAGTTCCGCTGTGGCCTCCACGCAGCCCACCTTGCCCTCTGGACTCGCCGTCTTCAAAACCGTCCCCTATGCGTTCATCCTACCAGAGATA GTCTGTGGGACCTGGGTGTGGATCCTCGTTGCTGCTACCTCCGTCTCCTATCccctgctgcagggatgggtgATGTACGTGTCGCTCAGCTCCTTCCTtatctccctgctgctcctcataagCTACCTCTTCGGCTTTCACAAGAACAGCGAGAACTGGAAAGTGCTG GACAGTTTGTACCACGGCGCCACAGCCATTCTGTACATGAGCGCTGCTGTCTTGCAAGCCAACGCAGCCATCGTCTCTGAGTTACACCCTAACTCTCCGCTTTACTACCAGCTCAACTGTGCCGCATCG TTCTTTGCCTTCATCACGACCTTCCTGTACATCCTCCATGCCTTCAGCATCTACTACCAGTGA
- the MALL gene encoding MAL-like protein isoform X2 produces MSHLHLRVHVKVVGCRRAGRSWNAADAYRVCGTWVWILVAATSVSYPLLQGWVMYVSLSSFLISLLLLISYLFGFHKNSENWKVLDSLYHGATAILYMSAAVLQANAAIVSELHPNSPLYYQLNCAASFFAFITTFLYILHAFSIYYQ; encoded by the exons AtgtcccatctccatctcagaGTCCATGTGAAGGTCGTTGGCTGCCGTAGGGCTGGGAGAAGCTGGAATGCTGCTGATGCCTACAGG GTCTGTGGGACCTGGGTGTGGATCCTCGTTGCTGCTACCTCCGTCTCCTATCccctgctgcagggatgggtgATGTACGTGTCGCTCAGCTCCTTCCTtatctccctgctgctcctcataagCTACCTCTTCGGCTTTCACAAGAACAGCGAGAACTGGAAAGTGCTG GACAGTTTGTACCACGGCGCCACAGCCATTCTGTACATGAGCGCTGCTGTCTTGCAAGCCAACGCAGCCATCGTCTCTGAGTTACACCCTAACTCTCCGCTTTACTACCAGCTCAACTGTGCCGCATCG TTCTTTGCCTTCATCACGACCTTCCTGTACATCCTCCATGCCTTCAGCATCTACTACCAGTGA